The proteins below come from a single Microtus ochrogaster isolate Prairie Vole_2 chromosome 8, MicOch1.0, whole genome shotgun sequence genomic window:
- the Slc25a28 gene encoding mitoferrin-2 isoform X2, giving the protein MVLSLPVLVPTFPTLGFAAVSASQSQHGLELQLWAGVGQIIGEGLPNLMCSDSGLLQPHSSFGAPQQKVTVSSLTYQLDFPLISLASLLVPGAAGCVATLLHDAAMNPAEVVKQRMQMYNSPYHRVTDCVRAVWQNEGAGAFYRSYTTQLTMNVPFQAIHFMTYEFLQEHFNPQRRYNPSSHVLSGACAGAVAAAATTPLDVCKTLLNTQESLALNSNITGHITGMASAFRTVYQVGGVTAYFRGVQARVIYQIPSTAIAWSVYEFFKYLITKRQEEWREGK; this is encoded by the exons ATGGTATTGAGCCTTCCTGTGCTGGTCCCCACTTTCCCAACTCTGGGCTTTGCTGCTGTCAGTGCTTCCCAGTCTCAGCATGGGTTGGAGCTGCAGCTTTGGGCTGGGGTAGGCCAGATTATAGGGGAGGGACTTCCAAACCTGATGTGCTCGGACAGCGGGCTGCTTCAACCCCACTCCTCCTTTGGGGCACCTCAACAAAAGGTCACAGTATCCTCCCTTACCTACCAGCTTGACTTTCCTCTCATCTCCCTGGCATCACTTCTAGTGCCTG GTGCAGCCGGATGTGTGGCGACATTACTTCACGATGCAGCCATGAATCCAGCGGAAG TGGTCAAGCAGAGGATGCAGATGTACAACTCACCATACCACCGAGTGACAGACTGTGTACGGGCAGTGTGGCAAAATGAAGGGGCCGGGGCCTTTTACCGCAGCTACACGACTCAGCTGACCATGAATGTTCCCTTTCAAGCCATTCACTTCATGACCTATGAGTTCCTGCAGGAGCACTTTAACCCCCAGAGACGGTACAACCCCAGCTCCCACGTGCTCTCCGGAGCCTGTGCAGGAGCAGTAGCTGCCGCTGCCACCACCCCACTGGACGTTTGCAAAACACTGCTCAACACCCAGGAAtccctggctttgaactcaaacaTTACAGGACACATCACAGGCATGGCTAGTGCCTTCAGGACGGTTTATCAAGTAGGCGGGGTGACTGCCTACTTCCGAGGGGTGCAGGCCAGAGTAATTTACCAGATCCCCTCTACGGCCATCGCATGGTCTGTGTATGAATTCTTCAAATACCTAATCACAAAGCGACaagaagagtggagggaaggCAAATGA
- the Slc25a28 gene encoding mitoferrin-2 isoform X3: MGDPEAQTRMQSLQPDPAARYRNVLEALWRIIRTEGLWRPMRGLNVTATGAGPAHALYFACYEKLKKTLSDVIHPGGNSHIANGAAGCVATLLHDAAMNPAEVVKQRMQMYNSPYHRVTDCVRAVWQNEGAGAFYRSYTTQLTMNVPFQAIHFMTYEFLQEHFNPQRRYNPSSHVLSGACAGAVAAAATTPLDVCKTLLNTQESLALNSNITGHITGMASAFRTVYQVGGVTAYFRGVQARVIYQIPSTAIAWSVYEFFKYLITKRQEEWREGK, translated from the exons atgggggatcCCGAAGCGCAG ACCCGGATGCAGAGTCTACAGCCTGACCCAGCGGCCCGCTATCGAAACGTGTTGGAGGCCCTCTGGAGAATTATAAGAACAGAGGGCCTGTGGAGGCCCATGCGGGGGCTGAATGTCACAGCAACAGGCGCGGGGCCTGCCCACGCCCTCTATTTTGCCTGCTACGAAAAGTTAAAAAAGACATTGAGTGATGTAATCCACCCAGGGGGCAATAGCCATATTGCCAATG GTGCAGCCGGATGTGTGGCGACATTACTTCACGATGCAGCCATGAATCCAGCGGAAG TGGTCAAGCAGAGGATGCAGATGTACAACTCACCATACCACCGAGTGACAGACTGTGTACGGGCAGTGTGGCAAAATGAAGGGGCCGGGGCCTTTTACCGCAGCTACACGACTCAGCTGACCATGAATGTTCCCTTTCAAGCCATTCACTTCATGACCTATGAGTTCCTGCAGGAGCACTTTAACCCCCAGAGACGGTACAACCCCAGCTCCCACGTGCTCTCCGGAGCCTGTGCAGGAGCAGTAGCTGCCGCTGCCACCACCCCACTGGACGTTTGCAAAACACTGCTCAACACCCAGGAAtccctggctttgaactcaaacaTTACAGGACACATCACAGGCATGGCTAGTGCCTTCAGGACGGTTTATCAAGTAGGCGGGGTGACTGCCTACTTCCGAGGGGTGCAGGCCAGAGTAATTTACCAGATCCCCTCTACGGCCATCGCATGGTCTGTGTATGAATTCTTCAAATACCTAATCACAAAGCGACaagaagagtggagggaaggCAAATGA
- the Slc25a28 gene encoding mitoferrin-2 isoform X4, whose product MQSLQPDPAARYRNVLEALWRIIRTEGLWRPMRGLNVTATGAGPAHALYFACYEKLKKTLSDVIHPGGNSHIANGAAGCVATLLHDAAMNPAEVVKQRMQMYNSPYHRVTDCVRAVWQNEGAGAFYRSYTTQLTMNVPFQAIHFMTYEFLQEHFNPQRRYNPSSHVLSGACAGAVAAAATTPLDVCKTLLNTQESLALNSNITGHITGMASAFRTVYQVGGVTAYFRGVQARVIYQIPSTAIAWSVYEFFKYLITKRQEEWREGK is encoded by the exons ATGCAGAGTCTACAGCCTGACCCAGCGGCCCGCTATCGAAACGTGTTGGAGGCCCTCTGGAGAATTATAAGAACAGAGGGCCTGTGGAGGCCCATGCGGGGGCTGAATGTCACAGCAACAGGCGCGGGGCCTGCCCACGCCCTCTATTTTGCCTGCTACGAAAAGTTAAAAAAGACATTGAGTGATGTAATCCACCCAGGGGGCAATAGCCATATTGCCAATG GTGCAGCCGGATGTGTGGCGACATTACTTCACGATGCAGCCATGAATCCAGCGGAAG TGGTCAAGCAGAGGATGCAGATGTACAACTCACCATACCACCGAGTGACAGACTGTGTACGGGCAGTGTGGCAAAATGAAGGGGCCGGGGCCTTTTACCGCAGCTACACGACTCAGCTGACCATGAATGTTCCCTTTCAAGCCATTCACTTCATGACCTATGAGTTCCTGCAGGAGCACTTTAACCCCCAGAGACGGTACAACCCCAGCTCCCACGTGCTCTCCGGAGCCTGTGCAGGAGCAGTAGCTGCCGCTGCCACCACCCCACTGGACGTTTGCAAAACACTGCTCAACACCCAGGAAtccctggctttgaactcaaacaTTACAGGACACATCACAGGCATGGCTAGTGCCTTCAGGACGGTTTATCAAGTAGGCGGGGTGACTGCCTACTTCCGAGGGGTGCAGGCCAGAGTAATTTACCAGATCCCCTCTACGGCCATCGCATGGTCTGTGTATGAATTCTTCAAATACCTAATCACAAAGCGACaagaagagtggagggaaggCAAATGA
- the Slc25a28 gene encoding mitoferrin-2 isoform X1, producing MELEGRSAGGVAGGPAAGPGRSPGESALLDGWLQRGVGRGAGGGEAGACQPPVRQDPESGPEYEALPAGATVTTHMVAGAVAGILEHCVMYPVDCVKTRMQSLQPDPAARYRNVLEALWRIIRTEGLWRPMRGLNVTATGAGPAHALYFACYEKLKKTLSDVIHPGGNSHIANGAAGCVATLLHDAAMNPAEVVKQRMQMYNSPYHRVTDCVRAVWQNEGAGAFYRSYTTQLTMNVPFQAIHFMTYEFLQEHFNPQRRYNPSSHVLSGACAGAVAAAATTPLDVCKTLLNTQESLALNSNITGHITGMASAFRTVYQVGGVTAYFRGVQARVIYQIPSTAIAWSVYEFFKYLITKRQEEWREGK from the exons ATGGAGTTGGAGGGGCGGAGTGCAGGCGGTGTGGCGGGAGGACCGGCTGCTGGGCCCGGGCGGAGCCCCGGGGAGTCTGCGCTGCTGGACGGGTGGCTGCAGCGGGGCGTGGGCCGGGGGGCCGGCGGCGGGGAGGCGGGGGCCTGTCAGCCCCCAGTACGGCAGGATCCGGAGTCCGGCCCGGAATACGAGGCGCTGCCGGCTGGAGCCACTGTCACCACGCACATGGTGGCCGGCGCCGTGGCTGGGATCCTGGAGCATTGCGTGATGTACCCGGTCGACTGCGTCAAG ACCCGGATGCAGAGTCTACAGCCTGACCCAGCGGCCCGCTATCGAAACGTGTTGGAGGCCCTCTGGAGAATTATAAGAACAGAGGGCCTGTGGAGGCCCATGCGGGGGCTGAATGTCACAGCAACAGGCGCGGGGCCTGCCCACGCCCTCTATTTTGCCTGCTACGAAAAGTTAAAAAAGACATTGAGTGATGTAATCCACCCAGGGGGCAATAGCCATATTGCCAATG GTGCAGCCGGATGTGTGGCGACATTACTTCACGATGCAGCCATGAATCCAGCGGAAG TGGTCAAGCAGAGGATGCAGATGTACAACTCACCATACCACCGAGTGACAGACTGTGTACGGGCAGTGTGGCAAAATGAAGGGGCCGGGGCCTTTTACCGCAGCTACACGACTCAGCTGACCATGAATGTTCCCTTTCAAGCCATTCACTTCATGACCTATGAGTTCCTGCAGGAGCACTTTAACCCCCAGAGACGGTACAACCCCAGCTCCCACGTGCTCTCCGGAGCCTGTGCAGGAGCAGTAGCTGCCGCTGCCACCACCCCACTGGACGTTTGCAAAACACTGCTCAACACCCAGGAAtccctggctttgaactcaaacaTTACAGGACACATCACAGGCATGGCTAGTGCCTTCAGGACGGTTTATCAAGTAGGCGGGGTGACTGCCTACTTCCGAGGGGTGCAGGCCAGAGTAATTTACCAGATCCCCTCTACGGCCATCGCATGGTCTGTGTATGAATTCTTCAAATACCTAATCACAAAGCGACaagaagagtggagggaaggCAAATGA
- the Slc25a28 gene encoding mitoferrin-2 isoform X5: MNPAEVVKQRMQMYNSPYHRVTDCVRAVWQNEGAGAFYRSYTTQLTMNVPFQAIHFMTYEFLQEHFNPQRRYNPSSHVLSGACAGAVAAAATTPLDVCKTLLNTQESLALNSNITGHITGMASAFRTVYQVGGVTAYFRGVQARVIYQIPSTAIAWSVYEFFKYLITKRQEEWREGK; this comes from the exons ATGAATCCAGCGGAAG TGGTCAAGCAGAGGATGCAGATGTACAACTCACCATACCACCGAGTGACAGACTGTGTACGGGCAGTGTGGCAAAATGAAGGGGCCGGGGCCTTTTACCGCAGCTACACGACTCAGCTGACCATGAATGTTCCCTTTCAAGCCATTCACTTCATGACCTATGAGTTCCTGCAGGAGCACTTTAACCCCCAGAGACGGTACAACCCCAGCTCCCACGTGCTCTCCGGAGCCTGTGCAGGAGCAGTAGCTGCCGCTGCCACCACCCCACTGGACGTTTGCAAAACACTGCTCAACACCCAGGAAtccctggctttgaactcaaacaTTACAGGACACATCACAGGCATGGCTAGTGCCTTCAGGACGGTTTATCAAGTAGGCGGGGTGACTGCCTACTTCCGAGGGGTGCAGGCCAGAGTAATTTACCAGATCCCCTCTACGGCCATCGCATGGTCTGTGTATGAATTCTTCAAATACCTAATCACAAAGCGACaagaagagtggagggaaggCAAATGA